One Solanum pennellii chromosome 10, SPENNV200 genomic region harbors:
- the LOC107001703 gene encoding uncharacterized protein LOC107001703, which produces MGTILVVLILVSTMVMMNNVYAGDTNSVFDPCSDTRVQRWDGFTFGLVFSSKESFFFNETQLSPCDRRLSLTGNSAELAVFRPKVDEISLLTINNSNFNPSKSGGYMVAFAGRKYAARSLPAFVADSTHTVTSFTLVLEFQKGTLQNLFWKKFGCDSCKGDSFVCLNKTDCAVPNNKCNGNGGSIDCNVSIQLAFSGTDKNEDVLNSWYEVKNLRQYSLYGLFQDVSDSLTSPFKNLF; this is translated from the exons ATGGGAACCATCTTGGTGGTGCTAATTTTGGTTTCGACGATGGTTATGATGAACAATGTGTATGCTGGAGATACGAATTCTGTTTTTGATCCTTGTTCGGATACACGAGTTCAGAGATGGGATGGTTTCACATTTGGCCTTGTGTTTTCATCAAAGGAATCATTTTTCTTCAATGAAACACAGCTCTCTCCGTGTGATCGTCGCCTCTCCCTTACTGGAAATTCTGCTGAACTCGCTGTTTTTAGGCCTAAAGTCGATGAGATTTCACTCCTTACAATCAATAACAGCAACTTCAATCCT AGCAAATCTGGTGGTTATATGGTTGCCTTTGCTGGACGAAAGTATGCTGCTCGATCATTGCCTGCTTTTGTGGCAGACAGTACTCACACCGTTACAAGCTTCACTCTG gtacttgaatttcaaaaggGCACCCTCCAGAACTTGTTTTGGAAAAAATTTGGGTGCGATTCGTGCAAAGGAGATTCTTTTGTTTGCCTCAATAAAACTGATTGTGCAGTCCCCAATAATAAGTGCAATGGCAATGGCGGATCCATTGACTGCAACGTGAGCATACAATTGGCCTTTTCAGGAACAGATAAGAATGAAGATGTGCTGAACTCGTGGTACGAGGTTAAAAACCTCAGACAATACTCCCTCTACGGTTTGTTTCAAGATGTTAGTGATTCTCTCACGAGTCCTTTTAAGAACCTCTTTTAG